TTCTAAAATCTTTTGTATCGGGATGGGATTAAAACAACCTTGACATCGCTCGGATTCAATCGTAACCACTGCTACGCCTCCTTTGTTTTTACGAATGCGTTCGTAGATTTGGATAATATCTTTACCAATTGCATTAATCAACTGCTCTCTTTCATTGATACGCTCATTGACGGCCTTAACCAAATTGGCTTCTTCTTGTTTAAGAAAAGAAATTTTATCTTGGGTTTCTTTCTCAAGTTCTTTTAACTCTTTTTCCAAAATTTTAATTTTTTCTTCGGTAGATTCAATGTATTCTAAAACAGCAATGATTTCATCTTCAATTTTAGCCTTCTCTTTTTTCTGCCCTTCAATTTCTTTTAAGAATGCTTTATATTGTTCATTGGTTTTGGCTGAATACAGTTGGGCGGAAAATTGATT
This genomic stretch from candidate division WOR-3 bacterium harbors:
- a CDS encoding C4-type zinc ribbon domain-containing protein encodes the protein MVEILVNLLKLQRIDTELTRLETKKQDVPRRIEGIQLVVKNKQDELNVAKNTIVELKKKNKLLEVDLKTTEEKINQFSAQLYSAKTNEQYKAFLKEIEGQKKEKAKIEDEIIAVLEYIESTEEKIKILEKELKELEKETQDKISFLKQEEANLVKAVNERINEREQLINAIGKDIIQIYERIRKNKGGVAVVTIESERCQGCFNPIPIQKILEVKKNDRLHFCEYCGRIIVVPESLDKNPRS